The Medicago truncatula cultivar Jemalong A17 chromosome 4, MtrunA17r5.0-ANR, whole genome shotgun sequence genome includes a region encoding these proteins:
- the LOC11410740 gene encoding protein UPSTREAM OF FLC has product MEGRMKKYRQVSPDRAKVWTEKAPKYQHNLKVPVIYYLCRNRQLEHPHFMEVPLSSPDGLYLRDVIDKLNALRGRGMASLYSWSSKRSYKNGFVWHDLCEDDLIQPAHGNEYVLKGSELFDESNSDRFSPINDVKIQSVKMLPGPSSCRSHDEASSSSSMNGKETRYSQDDEQSHEQHTGSSDVSPESRAEKTGPLSLALTEYKIYKADGLADASTQTEDSINRSKTRKSCTRGVSTDDGSLISECHEICQTEVPQVKHNPETCKDTISPSPTTSSPLSFGGKMETLESLIRADASKANSFRILEEEDIPMPTNTRLKASNLLMQLISCGSISVKNHSFGLIPSYKPRFSHSKFPSPLFSTSFVLGEYDCLVENPKLMNLRLEDKEYFSGSLIETKLKEGDARNVLKRSSSYNNERTNKEQKPKENEEEPSSGHSKCIPRSIKASLTKHPRGESMRSPISEGPRTSSDRIDGSCISAISSNSSSQRITEPSSGKKQPKRVDSFRENEVIKIEERLASGARVIIQSKPFCDAASSSH; this is encoded by the exons ATGGAGGGTAGGATGAAGAAGTATAGACAAGTGAGTCCTGATAGGGCTAAGGTTTGGACTGAGAAAGCAccaaaatatcaacataattTGAAGGTGCCTGTGATTTATTATCTTTGTAGAAATAGGCAACTTGAACATCCTCATTTCATGGAGGTTCCACTTTCTTCTCCAGATGGGTTATACTTGAGAG ATGTGATTGATAAGCTAAATGCATTGAGAGGTAGAGGCATGGCTTCCTTGTATTCATGGTCTTCTAAGAG aagctacaagaatgGATTTGTGTGGCATGATCTTTGTGAAGATGATCTTATTCAACCGGCCCATGGAAACGAGTATGTCCTTAAAGGCTCTGAGCTCTTTGATGAATCCAATTCAG ATCGTTTCAGTCCCATTAACGATGTCAAAATACAAAGCGTGAAGATGTTGCCGGGGCCATCCTCCTGTCGGAGTCACGATGAAGCCTCATCCTCATCTAGCATGAATGGAAAAGAGACGAGATACTCTCAGGATGACGAGCAATCCCATGAACAACATACGGGTTCCTCTGATGTTTCTCCGGAGTCGAGAGCTGAAAAGACCGGTCCGCTAAGCTTGGCACTGACGGAGTACAAAATTTATAAGGCCGATGGATTGGCAGATGCTTCAACTCAAACAGAAGATAGTATAAACCGATCCAAAACTCGGAAAAGTTGCACAAGAGGTGTATCGACCGATGATGGGTCGTTAATATCTGAATGCCATGAAATATGTCAAACCGAAGTTCCACAAGTGAAACATAATCCAGAAACCTGCAAGGATACCATTTCTCCTTCTCCAACAACTTCAAGTCCCTTATCTTTTGGAGGGAAGATGGAAACTTTGGAATCTTTGATTAGAGCTGATGCTAGTAAAGCGAACAGCTTTCGGATTCTTGAAGAGGAGGATATTCCTATGCCAACCAACACAAGGCTGAAGGCTTCAAATTTGTTGATGCAACTAATCTCTTGTGGTTCAATATCAGTTAAAAACCACAGTTTTGGCCTTATTCCTTCTTATAAGCCCAGGTTTTCGCATTCAAAATTCCCTTCTCCGTTGTTCTCAACATCTTTTGTGTTAGGCGAATACGATTGCTTAGTCGAGAATCCAAAACTGATGAACCTCAGATTGGAAGACAAAGAATATTTTAGTGGGAGCTTAATTGAGACTAAACTGAAGGAAGGTGATGCACGTAATGTTCTCAAACGCTCTTCTTCGTACAACAATGAGAG GACAAATAAAGAACAGAAACCAAAAGAAAACGAAGAGGAACCATCCTCAGGACATTCAAAATGCATTCCACGATCAATTAAAGCTTCACTAACCAAGCATCCAAGAGGAGAATCCATGAGATCCCCTATTTCCGAAGGACCAAGAACATCATCGGATAGAATCGATGGCTCTTGCATATCAGCAATATCATCTAACAGCAGCAGCCAAAGAATCACCGAACCTTCGTCAGGGAAAAAGCAACCAAAGAGGGTAGATTCATTTCGAGAAAACGAGGTGATCAAAATCGAAGAAAG GCTGGCTTCAGGAGCTCGGGTTATAATCCAATCTAAACCTTTTTGCGACGCAGCGTCTAGCAGCCATTAA